A region from the Mycolicibacterium litorale genome encodes:
- a CDS encoding dihydroxyacetone kinase family protein encodes MAQRYIYDSVESFLPDALRGFVAANPEIAWHRDPGFLARRAPTPPGRVAVLSGGGSGHEPMHSGLIGAGLLDAVCPGPIFTSPNALQIAGATRHVHSGAGVLHIVKNYTGDMMNFRIARDIVRDEGIDTDVVVVADDVATESAGDGPGRRGTGATIVVEKVCGAAAAGGATLSEVTVLGRRVADNARSMSVALDPCTVPGSDQPSFDLGPDEMELGIGIHGESGTERTQWRPAAQIVRTLLERILGSLDVAAGERVIVVVNGLGSTHPLELGLVFGHVLEQLRAAGIPVVRALVGTMVTALDMRGVSVTVARADDEIVGLWDAPTDAPAWPRLTAAEPGELMDTTVAEPDDAANSGPECGWLSAFVARVRGAIDELTALDRQVGDGDFGANMAAALGRFDLPLRGSDADVLDAIARSYFVRSGGTSGAVFGTLFRELSKAFAGDDDFPAALAAGTRAGLESVVELGGAQVGDNTVVDALHPANEALQQGDSLADAARAAAEGAESTRDRLARKGRASYVGEAARGAVDPGALVISWLFEAAADAG; translated from the coding sequence ATCCGGGCTTCCTGGCCCGCCGCGCGCCGACGCCGCCGGGGCGGGTCGCGGTGCTCTCGGGCGGCGGGTCGGGGCACGAGCCGATGCACTCCGGCCTGATCGGAGCGGGCCTGTTGGACGCGGTGTGCCCCGGGCCGATCTTCACGTCCCCGAACGCGCTGCAGATCGCCGGCGCGACGCGCCACGTCCACTCCGGGGCGGGGGTGCTGCACATCGTGAAGAACTACACCGGCGACATGATGAACTTCCGGATCGCCCGGGACATCGTGCGGGACGAGGGAATCGACACCGACGTCGTGGTCGTCGCCGACGACGTCGCCACCGAATCCGCCGGCGACGGACCGGGACGCCGCGGCACCGGAGCGACCATCGTGGTCGAGAAGGTCTGCGGTGCGGCCGCGGCGGGCGGTGCCACGCTGTCCGAGGTGACGGTGCTCGGCCGCCGCGTCGCGGACAACGCGCGCAGTATGTCGGTGGCGCTCGACCCGTGCACCGTGCCGGGATCCGATCAGCCGTCCTTCGATCTCGGTCCGGACGAGATGGAGTTGGGGATCGGCATCCACGGCGAATCGGGTACCGAACGCACCCAGTGGCGACCGGCCGCGCAGATCGTGCGGACACTGCTCGAGCGGATCCTCGGATCGCTGGACGTGGCGGCGGGGGAGCGGGTCATCGTGGTGGTCAACGGACTCGGCAGCACCCATCCGCTGGAACTGGGCCTGGTGTTCGGGCATGTGCTCGAACAGTTGCGGGCCGCCGGGATCCCGGTGGTGCGTGCCCTGGTAGGCACGATGGTCACCGCGCTGGACATGCGCGGGGTGTCGGTGACGGTCGCGCGGGCCGACGACGAGATCGTCGGGCTGTGGGATGCGCCGACCGATGCGCCGGCGTGGCCGCGGCTGACCGCCGCGGAGCCGGGTGAGCTGATGGACACCACGGTCGCCGAACCCGACGACGCCGCGAATTCGGGGCCGGAATGTGGGTGGCTCTCCGCGTTCGTCGCGCGGGTCCGGGGCGCGATCGACGAGTTGACGGCGTTGGACCGGCAGGTCGGTGACGGCGACTTCGGCGCCAACATGGCCGCCGCGCTAGGCCGTTTCGACCTTCCGCTGCGGGGGTCGGACGCCGACGTGCTCGATGCGATCGCCCGGTCCTACTTCGTCCGGTCCGGCGGCACGTCCGGTGCGGTGTTCGGCACGCTGTTCCGCGAATTGTCGAAGGCCTTCGCCGGCGATGACGACTTCCCTGCGGCGCTGGCGGCGGGAACACGCGCCGGGCTGGAGTCGGTGGTCGAGCTCGGCGGTGCGCAGGTGGGGGACAACACCGTCGTCGACGCCCTGCATCCGGCGAATGAGGCGCTGCAACAGGGTGATTCGCTGGCGGACGCGGCGCGGGCCGCCGCCGAGGGGGCGGAATCGACACGCGACCGGCTCGCGCGCAAAGGCAGGGCGAGCTATGTGGGTGAGGCGGCGCGCGGTGCGGTCGACCCTGGCGCACTGGTGATTTCGTGGCTGTTCGAGGCCGCGGCCGATGCGGGCTAG